A section of the Desulfurispora thermophila DSM 16022 genome encodes:
- the rpmB gene encoding 50S ribosomal protein L28, protein MARVCAICGKGVTVGMQYSHSHIRTKRIWVPNLQRVKAIVNGAPRRILVCTRCLRSGKVQRAI, encoded by the coding sequence ATGGCCCGTGTCTGTGCAATTTGCGGCAAAGGCGTTACAGTTGGCATGCAGTACAGCCACTCCCACATCCGGACCAAGAGAATCTGGGTGCCCAACCTGCAGCGGGTAAAAGCCATTGTTAACGGCGCACCGCGGCGCATCCTGGTCTGCACCCGCTGCCTGCGCAGTGGTAAAGTGCAAAGAGCGATATAA